One Oryza brachyantha chromosome 3, ObraRS2, whole genome shotgun sequence DNA segment encodes these proteins:
- the LOC102701158 gene encoding probable glycosyltransferase 4 translates to MLMKVQERNGGDAAAAADVVAGRRARHQGLFLHSFPVFPVALLLIAPCAIFFFSSRDVALPRIRVEYDCREAPAVSPLAAENTPPPPRPPPASTLPPPPPTSSLPRPVPLVGDGGDARQLPRLRQLTDSPYALGPAVTGYDARRAEWLREHPQFPASVGRGRPRVLMVTGSAPRRCKDPEGDHVLLRALKNKVDYCRIHGFDIFYSNTVLDAEMSGFWTKLPLLRALMLAHPETELFWWVDSDVVFTDMLFEPPWGKYRRHNLVIHGWDGAVYDAKTWLGLNAGSFIIRNCQWSLDLLDAWAPMGPPGPVRDMYGKIFAETLTNRPPYEADDQSALVFLLVTQRDRWGGKVFLENSYNLHGFWADIVDRYEDIRRQWRRPGLGDDRWPLITHFVGCKPCGGQDASYDVERCRRGMDRAFNFADDQILELYGFAHESLDTMAVRRVKNETGRPLDADDEELGHLLHPTFRARKKKTSRAARPM, encoded by the coding sequence ATGTTGATGAAGGTGCAGGAGCGCAACGGcggcgatgcggcggcggcggccgacgtcgTTGCTGGCCGGCGAGCGCGTCATCAGGGGTTGTTCTTGCACAGCTTCCCGGTCTTTCCGGTTGCTCTGTTGCTCATCGCCCCGTGCgcgatcttcttcttctcgtcCCGCGACGTGGCGCTCCCCCGCATCCGCGTCGAGTACGATTGCCGTGAGGCTCCGGCCGTGAGCCCGCTAGCAGCGGAGAacacgccgcctccgcctcggcctccgccGGCGTCCACGctgccaccgcctccaccgacGTCATCGCTGCCACGGCCAGTTCCACTTGTGGGCGATGGCGGTGACGCACGGCAGCTCCCGCGGCTGCGGCAGCTGACCGATAGCCCGTATGCGCTCGGCCCGGCCGTGACGGGGTACGACGCCCGCAGAGCGGAGTGGCTCCGCGAGCACCCGCAGTTCCCGGCGTCCGTTGGACGGGGGCGGCCGCGGGTGCTGATGGTGACCGggtcggcgccgcggcggtgcaAGGACCCGGAGGGCGACCACGTGCTCCTCCGCGCGCTCAAGAACAAGGTGGACTACTGCCGCATCCACGGCTTCGACATCTTCTACAGCAACACGGTGCTCGACGCCGAGATGTCGGGGTTCTGGACGaagctgccgctgctgcgcgCGCTGATGCTGGCGCACCCGGAGACGGAGCTGTTCTGGTGGGTGGACTCCGACGTGGTGTTCACCGACATGCTGTTCGAGCCGCCGTGGGGCAAGTACAGGCGGCACAACCTTGTCATCCACGGCTGGGACGGCGCCGTGTACGACGCCAAGACGTGGCTAGGGCTCAACGCCGGCAGCTTCATCATCCGCAACTGCCAGTGGTCGCTCGACCTGCTCGACGCCTGGGCGCCCATGGGGCCGCCGGGGCCCGTCCGCGACATGTACGGGAAGATCTTCGCCGAGACGCTCACCAACCGGCCGCCGTACGAGGCCGACGACCAGTCGGCGCTTGTCTTCCTCCTCGTGACGCAGCGCGACCGGTGGGGCGGCAAGGTATTCCTCGAGAACTCGTACAACCTGCACGGCTTCTGGGCGGACATCGTCGACAGGTACGAGGACATACggcggcagtggcggcggccggggctcggcgacgaccggtggcCGCTGATCACGCACTTCGTCGGGTGCAAGCCTTGCGGGGGCCAGGACGCGAGCTACGACGTGGAGCGGTGCCGGCGCGGCATGGACCGCGCCTTCAACTTCGCCGACGACCAGATACTGGAGCTGTACGGGTTCGCGCACGAGTCGCTCGACACCATGGCCGTTCGGCGCGTCAAGAACGAGACCGGCCGGCCGCtggacgccgacgacgaggagctcgGTCACCTGCTGCACCCAACATTCCGAGCCCGCAAAAAGAAGACGTCCAGAGCCGCCAGGCCCATGTAA